A genomic window from Exiguobacterium acetylicum DSM 20416 includes:
- a CDS encoding peptide MFS transporter → MAEFDRDQVYKTVPQKGFFGNPKGLFTLFFTEFWERFSYYGMRAILIFYMYDSVANGGLGIDKTTAASIMAVYGSLVYMSGIIGGWVADRLLGTSRTVFYGGILIMLGHIVLALPAGITALFISMGLIVIGTGFLKPNVSNIVGDLYSKTDNRRDAGFSIFYMGINAGAFLSPLVVGEVADRGGYHAGFALAAIGMFAGLVVFVLTKKKNLGQAGTYVLNPLKGDEKKRFITIASIVVVVVAVLGVVASMTGLLTISRFTLMVTILGILIPIAYFTVMLRSPKITDDERSRLIAYIPLFIAAAIFWAIQEQGSYVLSIFASERTNLSFLGFEIQPAFFQSLNPLFIIVLAPVFASFWVKLGDRQPTTMQKFSFGLLFAGLSFIVMTLPGILFGVETSVSPLWLALSFFLVVIGELFLSPVGLSATTKLAPAAFSAQTMSLWFLTNATGQAVNAQIVKYYTNDTEILYFGITGIVAVIFGLLLFAFAPKLQKYMRGIR, encoded by the coding sequence ATGGCAGAGTTTGATCGCGATCAGGTCTATAAGACCGTTCCGCAAAAAGGATTCTTCGGGAATCCAAAAGGGTTGTTCACCCTCTTCTTCACTGAGTTTTGGGAGCGTTTCTCCTACTATGGCATGCGTGCCATCCTTATCTTCTACATGTACGATTCAGTTGCCAATGGTGGGCTAGGTATTGATAAGACGACAGCTGCGTCAATCATGGCCGTTTATGGTTCGCTCGTCTACATGTCAGGGATCATTGGGGGATGGGTAGCTGACCGTTTACTCGGTACGTCACGGACCGTCTTCTATGGTGGTATCTTGATCATGCTAGGGCATATCGTCCTTGCTTTACCAGCAGGCATTACAGCCCTCTTCATCTCGATGGGACTCATCGTCATCGGTACTGGTTTCTTGAAACCGAACGTATCGAATATCGTTGGTGATTTGTACAGCAAGACGGATAACCGTCGCGATGCTGGTTTTAGTATCTTCTACATGGGGATCAACGCTGGGGCATTCCTCTCACCACTCGTCGTCGGTGAAGTGGCTGACCGCGGTGGATATCACGCTGGTTTCGCACTCGCTGCCATCGGGATGTTCGCAGGACTTGTCGTCTTCGTCTTGACGAAAAAGAAAAACCTCGGTCAAGCGGGTACGTATGTCTTGAACCCATTAAAAGGGGACGAGAAAAAACGTTTCATCACGATCGCATCAATCGTTGTCGTCGTCGTTGCGGTACTCGGTGTCGTTGCATCGATGACAGGACTGTTGACGATTTCTCGTTTTACTTTAATGGTTACGATTCTCGGGATCTTGATTCCGATTGCTTACTTCACAGTCATGCTTCGTAGTCCAAAGATCACGGATGATGAGCGCTCACGTTTGATTGCGTATATTCCGCTCTTCATCGCAGCAGCGATTTTCTGGGCAATCCAAGAACAAGGTTCATACGTCCTCTCCATCTTCGCAAGTGAACGGACGAACCTTTCATTCTTAGGATTCGAGATTCAACCAGCGTTCTTCCAATCGTTGAATCCGCTCTTCATCATCGTATTAGCACCTGTGTTTGCGAGCTTCTGGGTCAAACTCGGTGACCGTCAACCAACGACGATGCAAAAGTTCTCGTTTGGTCTTCTGTTCGCCGGACTTTCATTCATCGTCATGACACTACCAGGGATCCTGTTCGGTGTTGAGACATCAGTTAGTCCACTCTGGCTTGCACTGAGCTTCTTCCTCGTCGTCATCGGTGAGCTCTTCTTGTCACCAGTCGGTCTATCGGCAACAACAAAACTGGCGCCGGCAGCCTTCTCAGCGCAAACGATGAGTTTGTGGTTCTTGACGAACGCAACAGGTCAAGCGGTCAACGCACAAATTGTTAAATACTACACGAATGACACGGAGATTTTGTACTTCGGTATCACGGGTATCGTTGCCGTCATCTTCGGATTACTCTTGTTCGCTTTCGCACCAAAACTTCAAAAATACATGCGCGGCATTCGCTGA
- a CDS encoding purine/pyrimidine permease, which translates to MSTIQWFLFIICTNIAPPLAIAASFELSGAETLSFLSRCLFVFAILSLFQVLLGHRLPIMEGPAGIWWGVFALYSSIGVTLYGSYSNTLQSLGFLLLLSGIICIVLTMTGVLRRLVPLFTPQVIGVYMLLLSAQLSGSVMKGLLNIEDGRIQVLPAVISILTVLISLYLERSDRLRQYALLITLLVGWSMFALIGRAEMPSFDGPLFTLPSLLPFGGIHVDWSLLPTALIISLLLMTNVLANIKVIERIISAKRGETVKGQVGTAGITAGIGQLFAGLFGTVGPVAISGTAGFIASTDNTDRKAFVYANITCLFLSIVTPFVGLIAKIPVAVGYAMVAPIVAGMAIIGVTEAARDLNRQTAMITVGLPVLVGIGALLLPKGATADLPPLVTTLMSNGLVLGTLVALLAEGLRHIRTND; encoded by the coding sequence GTGTCTACGATTCAATGGTTTTTATTCATCATTTGTACCAACATTGCCCCGCCCCTTGCCATCGCAGCATCGTTTGAACTCTCGGGTGCCGAGACGCTTTCCTTCTTATCTCGTTGTCTATTCGTATTTGCCATCTTAAGTCTCTTTCAAGTCCTGCTCGGACATCGTCTACCGATCATGGAAGGTCCTGCTGGAATTTGGTGGGGTGTATTTGCTCTCTATTCGTCGATTGGTGTCACATTGTACGGCAGTTACTCAAACACGTTACAGTCGCTTGGATTCTTACTCCTACTCAGCGGTATCATCTGTATCGTCTTGACGATGACGGGTGTCTTACGGCGCTTAGTCCCTCTTTTTACACCGCAAGTCATCGGTGTCTATATGCTGTTGCTGTCGGCACAACTGTCCGGATCCGTCATGAAAGGATTGCTCAATATCGAGGATGGACGAATTCAAGTATTACCTGCCGTCATCTCGATTCTGACGGTCTTGATCTCGCTTTATTTAGAACGCAGTGATCGCTTACGCCAGTATGCTTTATTAATCACGCTACTCGTCGGTTGGAGCATGTTTGCATTAATCGGTCGTGCCGAGATGCCAAGCTTTGATGGTCCACTGTTCACTTTACCGAGCTTGTTGCCGTTTGGCGGTATTCATGTCGACTGGAGCTTATTACCGACAGCTCTCATCATCTCATTGTTGTTAATGACGAACGTCTTAGCAAACATTAAAGTCATCGAACGGATCATCAGTGCCAAGCGCGGAGAAACCGTCAAAGGACAAGTCGGAACAGCTGGTATCACGGCTGGTATCGGACAACTCTTCGCTGGTCTGTTCGGTACAGTCGGTCCTGTCGCGATTTCCGGAACGGCTGGGTTCATTGCCTCAACAGATAACACGGACCGGAAAGCGTTCGTCTATGCGAACATCACGTGTCTCTTCCTTAGTATCGTGACACCATTCGTCGGATTGATCGCTAAAATCCCCGTCGCTGTCGGTTATGCGATGGTCGCACCAATCGTTGCCGGCATGGCAATCATCGGCGTCACGGAAGCAGCCCGTGACTTGAATCGTCAAACGGCGATGATCACGGTTGGTCTCCCGGTCCTCGTCGGTATCGGTGCGTTGTTACTACCGAAAGGAGCAACGGCCGATTTACCACCACTTGTGACGACCCTGATGTCGAACGGTCTCGTCCTCGGAACATTGGTCGCCTTGCTTGCAGAAGGGTTACGCCATATTCGGACGAACGATTAA
- a CDS encoding ABC-F family ATP-binding cassette domain-containing protein — protein sequence MSILTVSNLSHGFGDRAIFENVSFRLLKGEHIGLVGANGEGKSTFMNIITSQLEPDDGKVEWAKHVRVGYLDQHAVLEKGLTIRDALKGAFQYMFDIEQEINDLYGKMGEVEPEELEKMLEEVGVLQDILTNNDFYTIDAKVEEIARGLGLDEIGLDRDVQELSGGQRTKILLAKLLLEKPDILLLDEPTNYLDVQHIEWLKRYLNEYENAFILISHDIPFLNSVINLIYHMENQELNRYVGDYDNFVTIHEAKKKQLESAFKRQQQEISELKDFVARNKARVSTRNMAMSRQKKLDKMDVIELAQERPKPEFHFLQARTPSKLMFEAKGLVIGYDEPLSRPLDLTIERGQKIALHGANGIGKSTLLKSLLGEIPAVSGVVERGENLHIGYFEQEVKEKNSNTCIEEIWNTFPSLTQQQVRAMLAKCGLMTKHIESKIEVLSGGEKAKVRLCKLMNTESNILVLDEPTNHLDVEAKEELKRALQEYKGTVLLISHEPEFYEAVATDLWNCESWTTKVF from the coding sequence ATGAGTATTTTAACGGTATCTAACTTAAGTCACGGATTCGGTGACCGCGCCATTTTCGAAAATGTCTCCTTCCGCCTGTTAAAAGGCGAGCACATCGGTCTCGTCGGTGCGAACGGTGAAGGAAAATCGACGTTCATGAACATCATTACGTCTCAACTTGAGCCGGATGATGGAAAAGTCGAATGGGCAAAGCATGTACGCGTCGGTTATTTGGATCAGCACGCTGTCCTTGAAAAAGGATTAACAATTCGCGATGCCCTTAAAGGCGCATTCCAGTACATGTTCGACATCGAACAGGAAATCAATGATTTGTACGGTAAAATGGGCGAAGTCGAGCCAGAAGAACTTGAAAAGATGCTCGAAGAAGTCGGCGTCTTACAAGATATTTTGACGAATAACGACTTCTATACGATCGATGCAAAAGTTGAAGAAATCGCGCGCGGTCTTGGTCTCGATGAGATCGGACTCGATCGGGATGTACAGGAGCTCAGTGGTGGACAGCGGACGAAAATCCTGCTTGCTAAACTTCTCCTTGAAAAACCAGACATTCTCTTACTCGATGAGCCGACCAACTATCTCGATGTCCAGCATATCGAATGGTTGAAACGCTACTTGAATGAATATGAGAATGCGTTCATCTTGATTTCGCACGATATCCCATTCCTTAACAGTGTCATCAACTTGATTTATCATATGGAAAATCAAGAATTGAATCGTTATGTCGGTGACTATGACAACTTCGTCACGATCCATGAAGCGAAGAAAAAACAACTCGAGTCTGCGTTTAAGCGTCAACAGCAGGAAATCTCTGAGTTGAAGGATTTTGTTGCTCGGAACAAAGCACGTGTCTCGACACGGAACATGGCGATGTCACGTCAGAAGAAGCTCGATAAGATGGATGTTATTGAACTTGCGCAAGAACGTCCAAAACCAGAGTTCCATTTCCTCCAAGCACGGACACCAAGTAAATTGATGTTCGAAGCAAAAGGTCTCGTCATCGGATACGATGAGCCACTTTCTCGTCCTCTCGATCTGACGATCGAACGTGGGCAGAAGATTGCCTTGCACGGTGCGAACGGAATTGGTAAATCGACGTTGCTCAAGAGTTTGCTCGGTGAAATTCCAGCTGTCTCTGGTGTCGTTGAGCGAGGAGAAAACCTGCATATCGGGTACTTCGAACAAGAAGTTAAAGAGAAGAACTCGAATACGTGTATCGAAGAGATTTGGAATACGTTCCCGTCTCTGACACAACAACAAGTCCGCGCCATGCTCGCGAAGTGTGGTTTGATGACGAAACACATCGAATCGAAAATCGAAGTGCTCAGCGGTGGGGAAAAAGCGAAAGTCCGTCTTTGTAAATTGATGAATACGGAATCGAACATCCTCGTACTCGATGAGCCGACGAACCACTTGGACGTCGAAGCCAAAGAAGAATTAAAACGTGCGTTACAAGAGTACAAAGGAACAGTCTTGTTGATCTCACACGAACCAGAATTCTATGAAGCTGTTGCGACAGACTTATGGAACTGTGAATCATGGACGACAAAAGTATTCTAA
- a CDS encoding alpha/beta hydrolase produces the protein MKKWIIRIIGTIAAILALLVCAFMIWAQFDYDASSQAISYVETETPREVTFGKEASDVGFIFYQGAKVDAAAYSYYGKQLAKEGHFVVIPKLPFRIALLDSNEGLAIIEEYPQVKKWYLIGHSLGGSAASTIVEQHPKIKGIVFLASYPIDSIDIPSLTIYGGRDGVLPVADIEKSKQDVRKDAVFHEIKQGNHANFGMYGRQKGDNSSPLTPKEQQDESLDEIKRFIDTP, from the coding sequence ATGAAAAAGTGGATTATACGAATCATCGGAACGATTGCTGCGATCTTGGCACTGCTTGTATGTGCCTTCATGATCTGGGCACAGTTCGATTATGATGCTTCCTCGCAAGCGATATCTTACGTGGAAACAGAGACACCCCGTGAAGTGACGTTCGGGAAAGAGGCGAGTGACGTCGGATTCATTTTTTATCAAGGAGCAAAAGTTGATGCAGCGGCTTACAGTTATTACGGCAAACAACTAGCGAAAGAAGGGCACTTTGTCGTCATCCCGAAGCTACCGTTTCGAATTGCGTTGCTTGACTCAAACGAAGGACTCGCTATCATCGAGGAATATCCGCAGGTCAAAAAGTGGTATCTGATCGGGCATTCGCTCGGCGGAAGCGCGGCTTCGACGATCGTCGAACAACATCCGAAAATTAAGGGGATCGTTTTTCTCGCGTCCTATCCGATTGATTCGATTGATATACCCTCATTGACGATTTATGGTGGACGAGATGGTGTCTTACCCGTCGCTGATATCGAAAAAAGTAAACAGGACGTTCGAAAAGATGCGGTATTCCATGAAATCAAGCAAGGGAACCATGCAAACTTTGGTATGTACGGTCGACAAAAGGGAGACAATAGTAGCCCATTAACGCCAAAAGAACAACAGGACGAGTCATTAGATGAAATCAAACGATTTATCGATACACCTTAA
- a CDS encoding DEAD/DEAH box helicase, with protein MSTFETLHISDLWIKKLQKQGIKEPTPIQEQAIPSLLEGRDLIGQAQTGTGKTLAFLLPILEQIDVESQTVQALIVAPTRELARQIADETHKLIRNTEQYRALAVYGGQDVFKQIQRLGRMPQIIIGTPGRILDHVGRGTLDLSELRTLVLDEADQMLQIGFLPEIEDIIEAAPVDRQFVMLSATMPPKVEELAKTYLRNPVEVQVEAESITVEAIEQFVVETTDRRKQATLRTMLDEMRPYAAIIFCRTQRRVSKLNEEMQMQGYPTDELHGGLTQGKREKAMAKFYQGKTQFLIATDVASRGLDVTGVTHVFNYDLPDDAESYVHRIGRTGRAGNDGIAVSIVTPKDGRTFRDMERELNISVTPIVVELSEEAIRAQHDQSKGTRKVTEGRGNTRRSNNRRPGRAHRK; from the coding sequence ATGTCAACATTTGAAACATTACACATCAGTGACCTGTGGATAAAAAAATTACAAAAACAAGGCATCAAGGAGCCGACACCGATTCAAGAACAAGCGATTCCGTCATTACTCGAAGGACGCGACTTGATTGGACAGGCGCAAACGGGAACAGGGAAGACGTTGGCGTTTCTCTTACCCATCCTTGAGCAAATTGATGTCGAATCACAAACGGTTCAAGCATTGATCGTCGCACCGACACGTGAACTTGCGCGTCAAATTGCCGACGAGACGCATAAACTGATTCGGAATACAGAGCAGTATCGTGCGCTTGCTGTATACGGCGGACAAGACGTCTTTAAACAGATTCAACGTCTCGGTCGGATGCCACAAATTATCATCGGAACGCCAGGACGGATACTCGATCATGTCGGTCGTGGCACACTTGATTTAAGTGAATTACGGACGCTTGTTTTGGATGAAGCAGATCAAATGCTGCAAATCGGTTTCTTGCCAGAAATCGAAGACATCATCGAGGCGGCACCGGTTGATCGTCAATTCGTCATGTTATCTGCAACGATGCCACCGAAAGTAGAGGAACTGGCGAAAACGTATTTGCGTAACCCGGTCGAAGTGCAAGTAGAAGCGGAAAGCATCACCGTAGAAGCGATCGAGCAGTTCGTCGTTGAGACGACGGATCGCCGCAAACAAGCGACACTGCGGACGATGCTTGACGAGATGCGTCCGTACGCAGCCATCATTTTCTGCCGTACACAACGTCGCGTTAGTAAATTGAACGAAGAAATGCAGATGCAAGGGTATCCGACGGATGAATTGCACGGTGGACTAACGCAAGGGAAACGGGAAAAAGCGATGGCGAAGTTCTATCAAGGAAAAACACAATTCCTGATCGCAACAGATGTCGCTTCGCGTGGACTTGATGTGACAGGTGTGACACACGTCTTTAACTATGATTTACCAGATGATGCGGAAAGTTACGTTCACCGGATTGGTCGGACAGGACGTGCTGGGAACGACGGGATTGCCGTTTCGATCGTGACACCAAAAGATGGTCGGACGTTCCGTGATATGGAGCGGGAATTGAACATCTCGGTCACACCAATCGTCGTCGAATTGTCTGAAGAAGCGATTCGCGCACAGCACGACCAAAGCAAAGGAACTCGAAAAGTGACGGAAGGACGTGGAAACACACGTCGTTCGAACAACCGTCGCCCAGGACGTGCACATCGTAAGTAA
- a CDS encoding DUF3817 domain-containing protein produces MLRTTLGQFRMIAILEGISFLVLLLIAMPLKYMADIPQAVSVVGALHGVLFVMYALWLAVVKFKYDWSIVKAGIAFIASFIPFGTFVLDWKLKQEATNA; encoded by the coding sequence ATGTTAAGAACTACGCTTGGGCAATTCCGAATGATTGCGATACTAGAAGGAATCTCGTTTTTAGTCTTACTGTTGATTGCGATGCCGTTGAAGTATATGGCGGATATTCCGCAAGCCGTTTCAGTCGTGGGTGCACTTCACGGTGTCTTGTTCGTCATGTATGCACTCTGGCTCGCAGTCGTGAAATTCAAATACGATTGGTCGATCGTCAAGGCAGGGATTGCGTTCATCGCATCATTCATCCCGTTTGGTACATTTGTGCTCGACTGGAAGCTAAAACAGGAAGCAACAAACGCGTAA
- a CDS encoding FAD:protein FMN transferase: MQLRQGAVATSNRVYRSWKTDGQTHHHLLDGRTGRPTKSPILQVTASAPQLYEAEVMTKLAFQMTEAERQEKLFRWFPKGRLLILDTAGEWRSEQKGVSEIWTG; this comes from the coding sequence GTGCAACTACGACAAGGCGCGGTCGCGACATCGAACCGTGTCTATCGATCGTGGAAGACGGACGGACAGACGCATCATCATTTGTTAGATGGACGAACAGGACGCCCGACGAAAAGCCCGATCCTTCAAGTGACTGCATCTGCACCACAACTCTATGAAGCGGAAGTCATGACGAAGCTTGCCTTTCAGATGACAGAGGCAGAACGTCAAGAAAAGCTGTTTCGTTGGTTTCCAAAAGGACGATTACTGATTTTGGATACTGCTGGGGAATGGCGAAGTGAACAGAAGGGAGTGAGTGAGATATGGACTGGATGA
- a CDS encoding carbohydrate kinase family protein encodes MKIFSLGEALIDLIPLDADNMTFQKNPGGAPANVSVGLARLGADSYFLGAVGDDSMGHFLKDTLHHYGVRTDHLVHDSTQKTGLVLVTNGQDGERSFEFINAERADMQFHETHVPEDFTSVDLLHIGSISLITGESVNATRKAIARAKAHEVPVSYDPNLRESLWPNLDEARTTIRSVLPDAQIVKLAEEELTFLTGQTNLDDGAAELLAEYPIRLLAITRGSEGSILYTDRAMAVIDAITVDAIDTTGAGDTFMSGLLYQCALRDFSFDWSEDELRDIGRFAAISGGLAASVKGAMAALPTLDEVAHRLS; translated from the coding sequence ATGAAAATCTTTAGTTTAGGGGAAGCATTGATTGATTTGATTCCTCTCGATGCTGATAACATGACGTTTCAAAAAAATCCTGGAGGTGCTCCTGCCAATGTCTCTGTCGGACTCGCTCGATTAGGTGCTGATAGTTATTTTCTTGGAGCTGTCGGTGATGATTCGATGGGGCACTTCTTGAAAGATACGTTACATCATTATGGTGTTCGTACCGATCATCTCGTCCACGATTCGACGCAAAAAACAGGACTTGTGCTCGTTACGAACGGTCAGGATGGAGAGCGATCGTTCGAGTTCATCAACGCGGAGCGCGCTGATATGCAATTCCACGAAACGCATGTCCCAGAGGATTTCACGTCCGTCGATTTATTACACATCGGTTCGATCTCTTTGATTACTGGAGAATCCGTCAACGCGACACGAAAAGCCATCGCACGTGCAAAAGCACACGAAGTACCCGTCTCTTACGATCCGAACTTACGAGAGTCGTTATGGCCGAATCTTGACGAAGCGCGGACGACGATTCGGTCTGTCCTACCGGATGCACAAATTGTCAAACTTGCTGAGGAAGAATTGACGTTTCTAACTGGACAAACGAATCTTGATGACGGGGCTGCTGAATTGTTAGCTGAATATCCGATTCGTCTTCTTGCCATCACGCGAGGAAGTGAAGGATCGATTCTCTATACGGATCGTGCGATGGCTGTCATCGATGCGATTACGGTCGACGCAATCGATACGACAGGTGCTGGAGATACCTTCATGTCCGGTTTACTCTACCAGTGTGCGTTACGCGATTTTTCATTTGATTGGTCTGAAGATGAACTTCGCGACATCGGTCGATTCGCAGCAATTTCAGGCGGACTTGCTGCTTCTGTCAAAGGAGCGATGGCTGCTTTGCCAACGCTTGACGAAGTCGCTCATCGCTTGAGTTAA
- a CDS encoding alpha/beta hydrolase family protein, which translates to METITKKATLSYLHVPSGGSEQLIVRLYSPEHTEDAPLIVLFHGFPGKQLNMDWAVQLQSAGYHVLVTSYRGTIGSPGTFRFQHVLEDATATLQYVCSESFTTEHGIKADQITVVGHSMGGFAGLHAFAETPEAAHYVGISPFNFGLVGQLVLEHPEYEAALHGVLERGAAFLNGAVADALLDELKHHHTTWNLLTLKERLADRSMLLMTSERDETSIKALHHDLLLSDSPFEEAIVDSDHNYIENRDAAFNEWTSWLARQ; encoded by the coding sequence TTGGAAACGATCACGAAAAAAGCAACACTATCCTATCTCCATGTTCCAAGCGGTGGTTCAGAACAGTTGATTGTCCGTCTCTATTCACCTGAACACACAGAGGATGCTCCACTGATTGTCCTCTTCCACGGATTTCCCGGGAAACAGTTGAATATGGACTGGGCAGTTCAACTTCAAAGCGCAGGATACCATGTACTCGTCACGTCATATCGTGGAACGATTGGAAGTCCCGGAACATTCCGATTCCAGCATGTTTTGGAAGACGCAACTGCCACATTACAGTACGTCTGCTCAGAGTCTTTCACTACCGAACATGGCATCAAGGCAGATCAGATTACCGTCGTTGGTCATAGCATGGGCGGCTTCGCCGGTCTGCATGCTTTTGCTGAGACACCAGAGGCTGCACATTATGTCGGGATCTCTCCGTTTAATTTCGGTCTCGTCGGTCAGCTCGTCCTTGAACATCCAGAATACGAAGCTGCGCTACACGGTGTACTCGAGCGTGGAGCTGCTTTCCTAAATGGTGCCGTTGCTGACGCGTTACTAGACGAGTTGAAGCACCATCATACGACTTGGAACTTACTGACGCTAAAAGAACGTCTAGCCGATCGCTCGATGTTACTTATGACGTCAGAACGGGACGAAACGTCGATCAAAGCACTCCATCATGACTTACTACTATCAGACAGCCCGTTTGAGGAAGCGATCGTCGATAGTGATCACAACTATATCGAGAATCGGGATGCTGCCTTTAACGAATGGACGTCTTGGCTCGCACGACAATGA
- a CDS encoding glutathionylspermidine synthase family protein has translation MNKRQTFYGDIDRFWDVLDGEPYAVTEIMPISDERIDQLHIAAQEVYQIFEKVLPILRSMDDEALLELGFPVESLAFLRLETMRPLTVIGRFDFIATANRISLMEWNSDTPTFIKEVFEVNDVVAEKQGFERVNDGENKWLKATVRRAIEAATHRTKQHPHVVFTSHGDHIEDRLTAEYLQSFWSDATYCPLHALEIRPEEGLYDEAGKRIDILYRQTFPIEMALLDRDEDGRNLGQLLLQLVETGRLEIINPPSAFLMQAKSVLALIWMLHETNHPYLSETDHMMIARYFLPTYLSADPFISSQRSFVKKPIFGREGDTVTVHDERGNIMLKNEQHTFRDQPAVYQAYQELPTYSLREEGEVAYMYGVFILGGRPSAIGVRAGERITGNRSYFVPIGRQHEGGRNV, from the coding sequence ATGAACAAGCGGCAAACGTTTTATGGAGACATTGATCGTTTTTGGGATGTGTTGGACGGGGAACCGTACGCTGTGACGGAAATCATGCCCATCTCGGACGAACGAATCGATCAACTGCATATCGCAGCGCAAGAAGTTTACCAGATATTTGAGAAAGTGCTTCCGATTCTTCGGTCGATGGATGATGAGGCGCTGCTCGAGCTTGGCTTTCCAGTTGAAAGTCTCGCTTTTTTACGACTCGAGACGATGCGACCGTTGACCGTCATCGGACGCTTTGATTTCATTGCGACGGCAAATCGTATTTCACTCATGGAATGGAACTCGGATACGCCGACTTTCATTAAGGAAGTATTTGAAGTCAATGATGTCGTAGCGGAAAAACAAGGTTTTGAACGGGTCAACGATGGGGAAAACAAATGGCTGAAGGCAACGGTCCGTCGTGCGATCGAAGCCGCGACACATCGGACGAAACAGCATCCGCACGTCGTCTTCACCTCACATGGTGACCATATCGAGGATCGGTTGACGGCTGAGTATTTGCAGTCGTTTTGGAGTGATGCGACCTACTGTCCACTTCATGCTTTAGAGATTCGTCCGGAAGAAGGTTTGTACGATGAGGCAGGTAAAAGAATCGATATTTTATATCGTCAAACCTTTCCGATCGAGATGGCCTTACTTGACCGGGATGAGGACGGAAGAAATTTAGGACAATTACTCCTGCAACTCGTTGAGACGGGGCGACTGGAAATCATCAACCCGCCGTCTGCCTTTTTAATGCAAGCCAAGTCGGTTCTTGCATTAATCTGGATGTTGCATGAAACCAATCATCCGTACTTGAGCGAAACGGACCACATGATGATTGCGCGTTATTTTTTACCGACATACTTATCCGCTGATCCATTCATTTCAAGTCAGCGATCATTCGTTAAAAAACCGATCTTCGGCCGTGAGGGAGATACTGTGACGGTCCATGATGAACGCGGAAATATCATGCTAAAAAACGAACAGCATACGTTTCGTGATCAACCGGCTGTTTATCAAGCATATCAAGAATTACCGACGTACTCACTTCGGGAAGAGGGAGAAGTCGCGTATATGTACGGTGTCTTTATTTTAGGAGGAAGACCAAGTGCGATCGGTGTACGTGCCGGAGAACGGATCACTGGAAACCGTTCCTATTTCGTACCAATTGGTCGACAGCATGAAGGAGGGAGAAACGTATGA